CGGCCGATGCTAGGCTACCGATCGGGAAAGGTCTGGATATCGTAGGGGAAACACCCTGACTCTCCAGCATGGCTAGGACCTGCTCGGCAGCCAGCGAGCAAGAGTGTCGGTGCGCGATCCGCCTGTGACCGCACAGCAGCCGCCGAACGCAGTGCTCTCGCGTGAAAGTCGCTAATTCTGGTGCGTCAGCAGCAGTGAGCAGCCGCATCAGCCACTCGCCGTAGATCGAAAGCTGTGCCACGCACGCTGACGCCGCCGCGGCGCGGCCATTGCTGTTTGAAGGCGCGGCGGCTGCCGAGGCGGCGGCGCACTGCGCAGCGCCGCCCGACGTCAGGCGAACCGGGCCAGATGCGATCGAATATTCGCGATCGTCTCGGCCGGAGCATGCGGCGCTATGCCTTGCGGTCCCTCCATCGGCTGTTCGATCAGACGCGTCATTGCAGCTTTCAGATCATCGGCCTCTTCGACGATCAGCAGGCCGGGACGATTGCGGAACTTGCCGGCGGTGTCGAGCTGGTGGTCGGTCGTATGCTCGCGCAGCGACGCACGCCGCGGCATCAGCAGAGTGGGCTTCCCGATCTCCAGCGCCTGCAGGATCGAGCCCATGCCGACATGGGCGACGAACAGGCTGCAGGCATTGAGATGGCGCTGATACTCGCCGTGCGACACCATCCGCTTCCACTCGCACGCTTTCGGCTCGTACGCGCCGTCACCGATCTGGAGGAATACGGGAACGCTGGGGTGTGCTGCCGCCCATTCGTCGATCGCGCGGGTCATGCGATCGAACGGCATCATCGATCCGACGGACGCGAATATCATAGCACCTGACCCCAATATGCGACGCCTTCCTTCTCCGCGACTTCCGGCCATTGTGAGACGCATTGATTGACGAACTTGCGGGCGATGCGCCCCGACGACGACATCTTCTGGGTGTTCGCGATCGAGTCGATCCACAGGGTGTGAATGCCCATCATGCGGCCGAGCAGCATGAACGCCAGCATCGGCGCC
The nucleotide sequence above comes from Sphingosinicella sp. BN140058. Encoded proteins:
- a CDS encoding glycosyltransferase translates to MIFASVGSMMPFDRMTRAIDEWAAAHPSVPVFLQIGDGAYEPKACEWKRMVSHGEYQRHLNACSLFVAHVGMGSILQALEIGKPTLLMPRRASLREHTTDHQLDTAGKFRNRPGLLIVEEADDLKAAMTRLIEQPMEGPQGIAPHAPAETIANIRSHLARFA